The following proteins are encoded in a genomic region of Fusobacterium perfoetens ATCC 29250:
- a CDS encoding methyltransferase domain-containing protein, with amino-acid sequence MEEIKICPKCKEKLIKNGKSYSCKNNHTYDISKSGYVNLLLDNQKHSKNPGDDKDMVISRKNFLEKGYYQGISKKVNETIMSLLTKNNINILDIGCGEGYYTERLKKFLSERKIENRIIGIDISKEAILVASKKNKDIEWIVASASNLPLEDESLDFIICMFAKIIPEEKMRCLKKGGYLIIVSTGENHLVEMKEVVYENVKKDFYSPIGDLKIFEYIETKNCKYKTYIKENESIKSLFNMTPYRWRSPKEGIEKLFSLKELEITVDVNIDIFKK; translated from the coding sequence ATGGAAGAAATCAAAATTTGTCCAAAATGTAAAGAAAAATTAATAAAAAATGGAAAAAGTTATTCTTGTAAAAATAATCATACTTATGATATATCTAAATCAGGATATGTAAATTTATTATTAGATAATCAAAAACATAGTAAAAATCCTGGTGATGATAAAGATATGGTAATTAGTAGAAAAAATTTTTTAGAAAAAGGTTATTATCAAGGAATATCAAAAAAGGTAAATGAAACGATAATGTCACTTTTAACAAAAAATAATATTAATATATTGGATATAGGTTGTGGAGAGGGATATTATACAGAAAGATTAAAAAAATTTTTAAGTGAAAGGAAAATAGAAAATAGAATAATAGGTATAGATATATCAAAAGAAGCTATTTTGGTGGCTTCAAAGAAAAATAAAGACATTGAATGGATAGTAGCTAGTGCTTCAAATCTTCCTTTAGAGGATGAGAGTTTAGATTTTATTATATGTATGTTTGCTAAGATTATTCCAGAAGAGAAGATGAGATGTCTAAAAAAAGGTGGATATTTAATAATAGTATCTACAGGAGAAAATCATTTAGTTGAGATGAAAGAAGTAGTATATGAAAATGTAAAGAAAGATTTTTATTCTCCAATAGGAGATTTAAAAATATTTGAATATATAGAAACTAAGAATTGTAAATATAAAACTTATATAAAAGAAAATGAAAGTATAAAAAGTCTATTTAACATGACTCCATATAGGTGGAGAAGTCCTAAAGAGGGAATAGAAAAATTATTTTCTTTAAAAGAATTAGAAATAACAGTAGATGTCAATATAGATATCTTTAAAAAATAA
- a CDS encoding alanine/glycine:cation symporter family protein — protein sequence MEVLSNFVGTVNTWLYSYLLIALLLVLGFYFSLKTGFIQIRLIGEMLKLLGGKNSSSKNGISSFQAFCISIASCVGTGNLAGVAIAIVIGGPGAVFWMWLIALIGASSSLIECTLAQVYKVKDGEHFRGGPAYYMEKALGKRWMGVVFSILISITYGLIFNSVQANTISFAFEKAFNIQRLHVGIVLAVVTAVIIFGGVRRIARVAEVLVPVMAVAYIFVAIFIILKNIAIIPSIFSLIISSAFGFKPVAGGLFGAVIMQGIRRGLFSNEAGMGSAPNAAATSDVSHPVKQGLVQALGIFTDTIVICSCTAFIILISGNYTSGSSNGIQLTQDAIVSQVGSWGSIFIAACILFFAFSSVIGNYYYGETNIEFIKANKGWLTIYRIMVVGMVLFGCVAHIQIVWDLADLFMGLMATMNLITIAILSKIAFAVIKDYQEQRDKGVDPVFKSKNVPEIKNADCWED from the coding sequence ATGGAAGTTTTATCAAATTTTGTGGGAACAGTTAATACTTGGTTGTATTCATATTTACTAATTGCTTTACTTCTAGTATTAGGATTCTATTTCTCACTAAAAACAGGATTTATTCAAATTAGACTTATAGGAGAAATGTTAAAACTTTTAGGAGGAAAAAATTCTAGTTCAAAGAATGGAATTTCATCATTCCAAGCTTTTTGTATTTCAATAGCTTCTTGTGTAGGAACAGGAAACTTAGCTGGTGTTGCTATAGCTATAGTTATTGGAGGACCAGGGGCTGTATTTTGGATGTGGCTTATAGCTCTTATAGGAGCTAGTTCAAGTTTAATAGAATGTACTCTAGCTCAAGTTTATAAAGTAAAAGATGGAGAACATTTTAGAGGTGGACCAGCTTATTATATGGAAAAGGCCTTAGGAAAAAGATGGATGGGAGTTGTATTCTCTATTCTTATTTCTATAACTTATGGATTGATATTTAACTCTGTTCAAGCTAATACAATATCATTTGCTTTTGAAAAAGCCTTTAATATTCAAAGATTACATGTTGGAATTGTTTTAGCTGTGGTTACAGCTGTTATAATTTTTGGTGGAGTTAGAAGAATAGCTCGTGTGGCAGAAGTACTTGTACCAGTTATGGCTGTAGCTTATATTTTTGTAGCTATATTTATAATATTGAAAAATATAGCAATTATTCCATCTATTTTTTCTTTAATTATTAGTAGTGCTTTTGGATTTAAACCAGTAGCTGGAGGATTATTTGGAGCTGTTATAATGCAAGGAATCAGAAGAGGATTATTCTCTAATGAAGCTGGAATGGGAAGTGCCCCTAATGCTGCAGCTACTTCAGATGTATCTCATCCTGTAAAACAAGGTTTAGTTCAAGCATTGGGAATTTTTACAGACACAATAGTAATTTGCTCTTGTACAGCTTTTATAATTTTAATTTCAGGAAACTATACTTCTGGAAGTTCTAATGGAATTCAATTAACTCAAGATGCTATAGTTTCTCAAGTTGGTTCTTGGGGTTCAATATTTATAGCTGCTTGTATATTATTCTTTGCTTTTTCTTCTGTAATTGGGAATTATTACTATGGAGAAACTAACATAGAGTTTATAAAAGCTAATAAAGGTTGGTTAACTATTTATAGAATAATGGTAGTTGGAATGGTATTATTTGGATGTGTAGCTCATATTCAAATTGTTTGGGACTTAGCAGATTTATTTATGGGACTTATGGCTACAATGAATCTAATTACAATAGCTATCCTTTCAAAAATTGCTTTTGCTGTTATTAAAGATTATCAAGAGCAAAGAGATAAAGGTGTAGACCCTGTATTCAAATCTAAAAATGTACCAGAAATAAAAAATGCTGATTGTTGGGAAGATTAA
- a CDS encoding YjiH family protein, giving the protein MAIFKFLFYSILGILAFLAPFKIGEESSILMGHIKSIIIDGYIEEIRVLVVIVSCVTILGTILGFIKRDFKNKYFQEFFVCGPINGTARILGAIFFLMVHYGVGPSIILDPNTGGMMANDLLPSLMVTFCVGVLLMPLLTAFGLVEFIGVLIAPFMRKVFKVPGYAAIDAIASFLGDGTIGIVVTDEQYQKGYYTQREAVIIATSFSIVGISFAAVVSDLLRLSDRFIIFYATIAFSTVIAGIIIARLPLKKFKDEYYLGKDFRGEEASTSVLVAVKKATETAQKANEIKILLDSIKKVGILYITFIPVIMFMGTLGLVIAEHTTIFNIISMPLVPILKLLGFSEKVAEVMAPSMIVGFSDMYLPSLLIESVPSEMARFLIGTLSFAQLIFLSETGMILVASKIGFDFWDTLKFFILRTIISFPVIFIITQILFRMGILAN; this is encoded by the coding sequence ATGGCAATTTTTAAATTTTTATTTTATTCTATTTTAGGAATACTAGCCTTTTTAGCACCTTTTAAAATTGGTGAAGAATCATCTATTTTAATGGGACATATAAAATCTATAATAATAGATGGATATATAGAAGAAATAAGAGTGTTAGTAGTTATAGTATCTTGTGTAACTATATTAGGAACTATTTTAGGATTTATAAAAAGAGATTTTAAAAATAAATATTTTCAAGAATTTTTTGTATGTGGGCCTATAAATGGAACAGCTAGAATATTAGGAGCAATTTTCTTTTTAATGGTTCATTATGGTGTAGGGCCAAGTATAATATTAGACCCGAATACAGGTGGAATGATGGCAAATGATTTATTGCCATCATTAATGGTAACATTTTGTGTAGGGGTTTTACTAATGCCATTACTTACAGCTTTTGGTCTTGTTGAATTTATTGGAGTATTAATAGCTCCATTTATGAGAAAAGTTTTTAAAGTTCCAGGATATGCTGCAATAGATGCCATAGCTTCATTTTTAGGAGATGGAACAATAGGAATAGTAGTAACAGATGAACAATATCAAAAGGGATATTATACTCAAAGAGAAGCTGTAATAATAGCTACATCATTTTCAATAGTTGGAATATCATTTGCTGCAGTAGTTTCAGATTTATTAAGATTATCAGATAGATTTATAATTTTCTATGCTACAATAGCTTTTTCAACAGTTATTGCTGGAATAATAATAGCAAGATTACCTTTAAAAAAATTTAAAGATGAATATTATTTAGGAAAAGATTTTAGAGGAGAAGAAGCTAGTACTTCTGTTCTTGTAGCTGTTAAAAAAGCTACAGAAACAGCTCAAAAAGCTAATGAAATTAAAATTCTATTAGATTCTATAAAAAAGGTTGGGATACTTTATATTACTTTTATTCCTGTAATAATGTTTATGGGAACTTTAGGACTTGTTATAGCAGAACATACGACTATTTTTAATATAATATCAATGCCATTAGTTCCAATATTAAAGTTACTTGGGTTCTCAGAAAAAGTAGCTGAAGTTATGGCTCCATCAATGATAGTTGGATTTTCAGACATGTATTTACCTTCATTATTAATAGAAAGTGTACCAAGTGAAATGGCAAGATTTTTGATTGGAACTTTATCTTTTGCTCAATTAATCTTTTTGAGTGAAACAGGAATGATATTGGTTGCTTCAAAAATAGGATTTGATTTTTGGGATACATTAAAATTTTTTATATTAAGAACTATAATAAGTTTTCCAGTTATATTTATAATAACACAAATTTTATTTAGAATGGGGATATTAGCTAACTAA
- the glsA gene encoding glutaminase A, whose translation MEDLLRNLVKKNLGKTKLGEVANYIPELDKAKKDALGVYIYNIDQEEFGAGDYDVKFTIQSISKILSLMLAILDNGEEYVFSKVGMEPTGDPFNSITKLETSSRKKPYNPLINAGAIAVSSMIHGRDAREKFQRLLDFIRKITEDETLDVNYKIYCGESETGNKNRAMGYFLKSQGIIEGNVEDALDVYFKQCSIEVTAKNLAKIGLFLARSGKLSSGEQVISTRIATIIKTLMVTCGMYDNSGEFAVRVGIPSKSGVGGGIVSVVPGKMGIGVFGPSLDKKGNSVAGVALLEELSKELNLTIF comes from the coding sequence ATGGAAGATTTATTAAGGAATTTAGTGAAAAAAAATCTAGGAAAAACAAAATTAGGTGAAGTAGCTAATTATATTCCAGAACTAGATAAAGCTAAAAAAGATGCTTTAGGAGTTTATATTTATAATATAGATCAAGAGGAATTTGGTGCTGGAGACTATGATGTAAAATTCACTATTCAAAGTATATCTAAAATTTTAAGTTTAATGTTAGCTATTTTAGATAATGGAGAAGAGTATGTTTTTTCAAAAGTGGGAATGGAACCTACAGGAGACCCATTTAATTCTATAACGAAATTAGAAACTTCAAGTAGAAAAAAACCATACAATCCTTTAATAAATGCTGGAGCTATAGCCGTAAGTTCTATGATTCATGGAAGAGACGCTAGAGAAAAATTTCAAAGATTATTAGATTTTATTAGAAAAATAACAGAAGATGAGACTTTAGATGTAAATTATAAGATTTATTGTGGAGAATCAGAAACAGGAAATAAAAATAGAGCTATGGGTTATTTCTTAAAAAGTCAGGGTATTATAGAAGGAAATGTAGAAGATGCTTTAGATGTATATTTTAAACAATGTTCAATAGAAGTAACTGCCAAAAATTTAGCTAAAATAGGATTATTTTTAGCAAGAAGTGGAAAACTAAGTTCAGGAGAACAAGTTATAAGTACAAGAATAGCTACAATAATAAAAACTTTGATGGTTACTTGTGGAATGTATGATAACTCAGGAGAATTTGCAGTAAGAGTTGGAATTCCTTCTAAAAGTGGAGTAGGAGGGGGAATTGTTTCAGTAGTTCCTGGTAAAATGGGAATAGGAGTTTTTGGACCATCATTAGATAAAAAAGGAAATTCTGTAGCAGGAGTTGCTTTATTAGAAGAACTATCAAAAGAACTAAACTTAACAATATTTTAA
- a CDS encoding GDSL-type esterase/lipase family protein, with translation MEEVIFLGDSITAWNNYPNVKNYGVPGFYSRDVLWLLEDRKDIKGDTVVLMIGVNDILGDIPSEKIFNNLLKIIDILKERFRKIILVSVLPTMYKDKNKKIKNLNFLLRNQMFVEKLMIHNLFLNEEGIIDNKYSADGVHLSPEGYKLLNKKIKEILEG, from the coding sequence ATGGAAGAGGTAATTTTTTTAGGTGATAGTATAACTGCTTGGAATAATTATCCAAATGTAAAAAATTATGGAGTTCCGGGATTTTATTCTAGAGATGTATTATGGCTTCTTGAAGATAGAAAAGATATAAAAGGCGATACAGTAGTTTTAATGATAGGAGTTAATGATATATTAGGGGATATTCCTTCTGAAAAAATCTTTAATAATTTATTAAAAATAATAGATATATTAAAGGAAAGATTTAGAAAAATTATTTTAGTGTCTGTATTGCCAACAATGTATAAGGACAAAAATAAAAAAATAAAAAACTTAAATTTTTTATTGAGAAATCAAATGTTTGTAGAAAAATTAATGATACATAATTTATTTTTAAATGAAGAGGGAATAATAGATAATAAATATAGTGCTGATGGAGTTCATTTAAGTCCAGAAGGATATAAATTATTAAATAAAAAAATAAAAGAGATTTTAGAGGGATAA